In Paenibacillus sp. FSL M7-0420, a single genomic region encodes these proteins:
- a CDS encoding NAD(P)-dependent malic enzyme, with amino-acid sequence MELLEEIMLLHKGGKLETTLKHPILSKDDLSKVYTPGVAKVCQAIADDQSQAYELTTKKNTVAVVSDGTAVLGLGDIGPKAAMPVMEGKAALFKQFADVDAVPICLDTKDTEEIIAIVKALAPTFGGINLEDISSPRCFEIEARLRAELDIPVFHDDQHGTAIVVTAGLLNALKVCGKDIKDVKIVVNGIGAAGISVSKMLLHAGAVNLIGVDREGAINRLADYERSHWSDYAQITNPYLEIGSLSDVIKGADVFIGVSAPDVLKLEDVLNMATDPIVFAMANPMPEIDPAIAAPHVRVMATGRSDYPNQINNVLCFPGIFRGALDCEATDINEDMKLAAAEAISSVIDPSELHEKYIIPDAFDPRVVERIRMAVAEAAAKSGVARKDLLVGVN; translated from the coding sequence ATGGAACTATTAGAAGAAATTATGCTGCTGCATAAAGGCGGTAAGCTCGAAACTACCCTGAAGCATCCGATTCTGTCCAAAGACGACCTGTCCAAAGTCTACACGCCGGGTGTGGCGAAGGTCTGTCAGGCGATTGCCGACGATCAGTCCCAGGCCTATGAGCTAACCACGAAGAAGAATACCGTAGCTGTCGTATCCGATGGCACGGCTGTACTGGGGCTGGGCGATATCGGGCCGAAGGCGGCCATGCCGGTCATGGAGGGCAAAGCGGCGCTGTTCAAGCAATTCGCAGACGTCGACGCCGTGCCGATCTGCCTGGACACCAAGGATACCGAAGAGATTATTGCGATTGTAAAAGCGCTTGCCCCGACGTTCGGCGGCATTAACCTGGAGGACATCTCCTCTCCGCGCTGCTTCGAGATTGAAGCCAGACTTAGAGCCGAGCTGGACATTCCGGTCTTCCATGATGATCAGCATGGTACGGCAATTGTCGTGACAGCCGGACTCCTGAACGCGCTTAAGGTATGCGGCAAGGATATCAAGGACGTCAAAATCGTAGTCAACGGCATCGGCGCAGCCGGCATCTCTGTCTCCAAAATGCTGCTGCATGCCGGAGCGGTGAACCTGATCGGCGTGGACCGGGAGGGCGCGATTAACCGGCTGGCGGATTATGAGCGCAGTCACTGGAGCGATTACGCCCAGATTACGAACCCTTATCTTGAAATCGGAAGTCTATCCGATGTAATCAAAGGCGCGGATGTCTTCATCGGCGTCTCTGCACCGGACGTGCTGAAGCTGGAAGATGTGCTGAACATGGCCACAGATCCGATTGTGTTCGCTATGGCGAACCCGATGCCGGAGATTGATCCTGCGATTGCTGCGCCGCATGTAAGAGTCATGGCGACCGGCCGTTCCGACTATCCGAACCAAATTAATAATGTGCTCTGCTTCCCGGGAATATTCAGAGGGGCGCTGGATTGTGAAGCCACAGATATCAATGAAGACATGAAGCTGGCGGCAGCAGAGGCGATCTCCTCAGTGATTGACCCATCCGAGCTGCACGAGAAATATATCATCCCGGATGCCTTCGATCCGCGTGTAGTAGAGAGAATCCGCATGGCTGTAGCCGAAGCGGCAGCTAAGAGCGGCGTAGCCCGTAAGGACCTGCTGGTCGGTGTTAACTGA
- a CDS encoding MFS transporter: MKAQSGNSASAPGNKRNTVYIMQLVTIFLGFVVFGISENIKGPAIPRIQLSFNLDEGQLGTLLSLNALGYLIACSFTAVLVRKWGIKAVTIISFASMVISGVLIFLSHSYPLFASSYFLMYIGNGMLEIGLAILGARIFVKNTGMMMNLSHFFYGLSSTVAPLLATGVMSMSVFGHLLDWRGMYLVMLSLCLLPILSALRSTFPGDDLPQEDRTSFRTLTRDPALWMMVMILSFGVVSELAVGGWLVNFLEKAYAWDTIRASGLLSAFFLVFSLGRLVLGALTDRIGFVLSLIIFSCFSAVCTFTALAGGERLAFLFALSGAGIAIIYPTVMAFIARRYPNGSDTAITFVVTLMGLGSVIGNYIIGWVIEAVKAFYGSTTELGLLRGLQAGYGFIGLCAAVCSLSGILLYVYLKRRRELI, from the coding sequence ATGAAAGCTCAATCCGGCAATTCCGCCAGCGCACCAGGCAACAAACGTAACACCGTCTATATCATGCAGCTCGTGACAATCTTTCTGGGCTTTGTCGTCTTTGGCATCTCAGAGAATATCAAAGGGCCCGCCATTCCGCGGATTCAGCTCTCGTTCAATCTGGATGAAGGCCAGCTCGGCACCCTGCTCTCGCTGAACGCGCTGGGTTATCTGATCGCCTGCTCCTTCACCGCTGTGCTTGTCCGCAAATGGGGGATCAAGGCGGTCACTATTATTTCGTTCGCCTCGATGGTGATCTCGGGCGTGCTGATCTTCCTGTCGCACAGCTATCCGCTGTTTGCCTCCTCTTACTTCCTGATGTACATAGGGAACGGGATGCTTGAGATTGGGCTGGCGATTCTGGGGGCACGTATTTTCGTCAAAAACACGGGGATGATGATGAACTTATCCCACTTCTTCTATGGATTAAGCTCAACCGTGGCGCCGCTGCTCGCTACCGGAGTCATGTCGATGAGCGTGTTTGGACATCTGCTGGACTGGCGGGGGATGTATCTGGTCATGCTGTCGCTCTGTCTGCTGCCGATTCTCTCGGCGCTGCGCAGCACATTTCCCGGAGATGATCTTCCGCAGGAGGACCGCACCTCCTTCCGCACTCTGACGCGTGATCCTGCACTCTGGATGATGGTGATGATTCTGTCCTTCGGCGTGGTCTCGGAGCTGGCAGTGGGCGGCTGGCTGGTTAACTTTCTGGAAAAAGCCTATGCCTGGGACACCATCCGGGCTTCCGGCCTGCTCTCTGCTTTCTTCCTTGTATTCTCTCTCGGGCGGCTCGTGCTCGGCGCACTGACGGACCGAATCGGCTTCGTCCTCTCGCTGATCATCTTCTCCTGCTTCTCGGCGGTCTGTACCTTCACCGCCTTGGCAGGCGGGGAACGTCTCGCCTTCCTGTTCGCATTGTCCGGGGCGGGAATCGCTATTATCTATCCCACCGTTATGGCCTTCATCGCCCGCCGGTACCCGAACGGAAGCGACACCGCCATTACCTTCGTCGTGACCCTGATGGGCCTCGGCAGCGTCATCGGCAACTACATTATCGGCTGGGTCATTGAGGCCGTCAAAGCATTTTACGGCTCCACTACTGAGCTCGGCCTGCTGCGCGGACTCCAGGCGGGGTACGGGTTCATCGGCTTATGCGCCGCCGTCTGTTCCCTGTCGGGCATCTTGCTGTATGTGTATTTGAAGCGGCGGCGGGAATTGATCTGA
- a CDS encoding amino acid ABC transporter permease, protein MDIDYIIRISGPMLEGARTTVLLFLIVIVLSIPLGMVVTLMAKSTLKPLSWIAHAYIYVMRGTPLLLQLFFFCFGLPQIPVIGQYLVMDRFVAASLGFILNYGAYFAEIFRGGLLSIDKGQHEAAKVLGLSRWQTLRKVILAQMFRVALPAVANESITLVKDTALLYAVAVPELLNFAKTAVNRDFTVTPFVVAGVIYLLMTLVLTLFFKLLERRFKFE, encoded by the coding sequence ATGGATATCGATTATATTATTAGAATTTCCGGACCGATGCTGGAAGGCGCCCGGACCACGGTGCTGCTGTTCCTGATCGTGATCGTGCTGTCCATTCCGCTCGGGATGGTGGTCACTCTGATGGCCAAAAGCACGCTAAAGCCGCTGTCCTGGATCGCACACGCTTATATTTACGTCATGCGCGGAACGCCGCTCTTGCTGCAATTGTTCTTCTTCTGCTTCGGTTTGCCGCAGATTCCCGTAATTGGGCAATATCTGGTTATGGACCGCTTCGTGGCGGCCAGCCTGGGCTTTATTCTGAATTACGGCGCTTATTTCGCCGAGATCTTCCGGGGCGGGCTGCTCTCGATCGATAAAGGCCAGCATGAAGCAGCCAAGGTGCTCGGCTTAAGCCGGTGGCAGACGCTGCGCAAGGTCATTCTGGCCCAGATGTTCCGGGTGGCGCTGCCTGCGGTTGCCAATGAGTCTATTACGCTGGTCAAGGATACCGCTCTGCTGTATGCCGTGGCGGTGCCTGAGTTGCTGAATTTCGCCAAGACGGCGGTGAACCGTGATTTTACCGTCACTCCTTTTGTCGTAGCGGGCGTTATTTATCTGCTGATGACCCTGGTGCTGACACTATTCTTTAAGCTGCTGGAGAGACGTTTCAAATTTGAGTAG
- a CDS encoding amino acid ABC transporter substrate-binding protein → MAIVLITGCSGSGSGGKDGKLVIGIDDKFAPMGFRDDNNELVGFDIDYAKAAAKKMGKEVTFQPIDWSAKESELNSGRIDMIWNGYTITDERKEKVLFTKPYLENSQVVVVLAGSSLAALKDLAGTEVGLQSLSSAADALDASPIKAELKDVTEYPDNVLALTDLKSGRLDGVVIDEVVARYYIAKEPDTYKLMEESLAPEQYGIGIKKGNDELLKELQKALDELNSDGTAAEISTKWFGENKVLN, encoded by the coding sequence ATGGCTATTGTACTAATTACAGGCTGCTCAGGCTCCGGTTCAGGCGGCAAGGACGGCAAGCTGGTGATCGGCATAGATGACAAGTTCGCCCCGATGGGCTTCCGGGATGACAACAATGAGCTTGTCGGCTTTGATATTGACTATGCGAAGGCAGCTGCCAAGAAGATGGGCAAAGAGGTGACCTTCCAGCCGATTGACTGGTCCGCCAAGGAATCCGAGCTGAACAGCGGGCGCATCGATATGATCTGGAACGGATACACCATCACGGACGAGCGCAAGGAGAAGGTGCTGTTCACCAAGCCTTATCTGGAGAATAGCCAGGTGGTAGTTGTGCTGGCGGGTTCATCGCTGGCAGCGCTTAAGGATCTGGCCGGCACAGAGGTCGGACTGCAAAGCCTCTCCTCTGCCGCAGATGCCCTGGATGCCAGTCCGATCAAAGCCGAGCTTAAGGACGTGACCGAATACCCCGACAATGTGCTGGCGCTGACTGACCTGAAATCGGGCCGCCTGGACGGGGTGGTCATTGATGAGGTTGTCGCCAGATACTACATAGCCAAGGAGCCGGATACGTATAAGCTGATGGAAGAATCACTGGCTCCTGAGCAATATGGTATTGGAATCAAGAAGGGCAATGATGAGCTGCTGAAAGAGCTGCAGAAGGCGCTGGACGAGCTGAACAGTGACGGAACCGCCGCTGAGATCTCAACCAAGTGGTTCGGAGAGAACAAGGTATTGAACTAG
- a CDS encoding pectate lyase → MFLKKVVGLLLSVALLSSFYVASPPEVSAASPIVVNSTIVVKAGETYNGNGQTFVANPSTLGDGSQAENQKPIFRLEKNATLKNVIIGAPGADGVHCYGNATISNVTWQDVGEDALTLKASGTVNITGGGAYKAYDKVFQANAAGTINIKNFRADDIGKLARQNGGTSYAVNFTLDNSDISNVKDSIFRTDSSSSAARITNTRYRNVPTLFKGFASGKTSQSGNTQY, encoded by the coding sequence ATGTTTTTGAAAAAGGTAGTTGGCTTGCTCCTGTCGGTTGCACTGTTGTCTTCGTTCTATGTTGCCAGTCCCCCCGAGGTATCAGCCGCATCGCCAATTGTGGTGAATTCGACGATTGTAGTGAAGGCCGGGGAGACGTATAACGGCAACGGCCAGACGTTCGTCGCCAATCCGAGTACGCTTGGAGACGGCAGCCAGGCAGAGAACCAGAAGCCCATCTTCCGGCTGGAAAAGAATGCTACACTCAAAAATGTAATTATCGGCGCTCCCGGCGCAGACGGGGTGCACTGTTACGGCAACGCTACCATCTCCAATGTGACCTGGCAGGATGTCGGCGAGGATGCCCTGACCCTGAAGGCCTCCGGCACCGTCAATATTACAGGCGGAGGTGCGTACAAAGCCTACGATAAAGTGTTTCAGGCGAACGCTGCGGGCACCATTAACATTAAGAATTTCAGAGCCGACGATATCGGCAAGCTGGCCCGCCAGAACGGCGGCACCTCCTATGCCGTGAACTTCACCCTGGACAATTCGGACATCTCGAACGTCAAGGATTCCATCTTCCGCACAGACAGCAGCAGCAGCGCCGCCCGAATCACCAATACCCGCTACCGCAATGTGCCAACCCTGTTCAAGGGTTTTGCCTCGGGCAAGACCAGCCAATCGGGCAACACGCAATATTAA
- a CDS encoding suppressor of fused domain protein: protein MSEQEVEAIGWDAIEEQMTRLYGEQTPKHYAAMLPYSLGGNDPLNGISAYAAEQPYPHWHFVTFGFTELFEKESEDPEYSGYGFELTFRLARSAGEQEPPAWAINLLQNMARYVFSSGNIFASGHHLDANGPICLGADTGLTALAFTDDPELPAVDTPNGRVEFLQMVGITADELEAMMSWNTNAFLEAGREVLPHYITDLARGSLLELPAIQEAVRQGIDRDGSQTGILYVDELGYEPGTSRLIGTAPAVLTIGARQAPIIAKLLRGRLLKGKPLTLTSKKRQVMLELRPANESRVNEEFVSIGLTEEAVLELEAKLQPKEGELRLSAAKALKVQIRKTYIKDQEGNVVQTIG from the coding sequence ATGAGTGAGCAAGAAGTGGAAGCTATCGGCTGGGATGCTATAGAGGAACAGATGACGAGATTATACGGGGAGCAGACGCCGAAGCATTATGCGGCTATGCTGCCATATAGCCTGGGAGGCAATGACCCGCTGAACGGAATCAGCGCCTATGCAGCCGAGCAGCCCTATCCGCATTGGCATTTCGTAACCTTCGGCTTCACCGAACTGTTCGAGAAGGAGTCTGAGGACCCTGAATACAGCGGCTACGGCTTCGAGCTGACCTTCCGCCTGGCGCGCAGTGCAGGCGAGCAGGAGCCTCCGGCCTGGGCGATCAATCTGCTGCAGAACATGGCCAGATATGTGTTCTCCAGCGGCAATATCTTTGCTTCCGGCCATCACCTGGATGCCAATGGTCCGATATGCCTGGGAGCAGATACTGGGCTGACGGCGCTGGCGTTCACCGATGACCCGGAGCTTCCGGCTGTGGATACGCCGAACGGCCGTGTGGAATTTCTGCAGATGGTAGGGATCACAGCGGACGAGCTGGAAGCGATGATGTCCTGGAATACCAACGCCTTTCTGGAGGCCGGCAGGGAGGTTCTCCCCCACTATATCACCGATCTTGCCCGGGGTTCACTGCTCGAACTTCCGGCCATCCAGGAAGCGGTGCGTCAGGGTATCGACCGTGACGGTTCCCAGACGGGCATTCTGTATGTGGATGAGCTGGGCTATGAGCCTGGCACAAGCCGTCTGATCGGCACAGCACCGGCCGTCCTGACTATAGGCGCACGGCAGGCACCGATTATAGCCAAGCTGCTGCGCGGCCGGCTGCTGAAGGGGAAGCCGCTGACGCTGACCAGCAAGAAGCGGCAGGTGATGCTGGAATTGAGACCTGCTAACGAGAGTAGGGTCAATGAGGAGTTTGTCAGTATCGGTCTGACAGAAGAGGCAGTCCTGGAGCTGGAGGCGAAGCTCCAGCCCAAGGAAGGGGAGCTGCGGCTGTCTGCCGCCAAAGCGTTGAAGGTGCAGATCCGCAAGACTTACATCAAAGACCAGGAAGGCAATGTAGTCCAAACTATCGGCTAA
- a CDS encoding AI-2E family transporter encodes MAKLNLFIRICIAVLLVLGIIYVSSLVDFIFTPIISLFNVVMVPLMLAVFFYYLLRPLIDFLSSRKLKRTLAILLVYLVIAVLLLGFTVGVWPSLQSQLLNLGNNMPGVLRAVGEQLSKLENTELLSGLIPENMNLSSQLMGYLNTGFSLATGYVSGLFSFVSNFAIVLFTFPILLFYMLKEGGKFGDKLVSFFPRRYHEEGAGVIAEIDGVMGSFIVGRVLVNLALGVLMYIGFLIIGLPYALLLTLVAVLMNFIPFIGAILSTVPIFIIGLFESPSTAVWSIVVVLVAQQIQDNLVAPYIFGKSMDIHPLTTIILVLAGGDFGGIIGILVIIPVYMMLKIIIVKLYQLFIRKRWDEEPEPTAPIGPAEPVPGGTVSSAEVAE; translated from the coding sequence ATGGCCAAATTGAATTTGTTCATCCGCATTTGTATTGCCGTGCTGCTGGTGCTGGGCATTATCTATGTCAGCTCACTGGTAGACTTTATTTTTACCCCTATTATCTCGCTCTTCAATGTTGTGATGGTGCCGTTAATGCTGGCCGTATTCTTCTATTATCTGCTTCGGCCCCTGATCGACTTCCTGTCCTCGCGCAAATTGAAGCGGACGCTGGCGATCCTGCTGGTCTATCTGGTCATTGCTGTTCTGCTGCTGGGCTTCACGGTAGGCGTATGGCCATCGCTGCAAAGTCAGCTGCTGAACCTGGGCAACAATATGCCGGGTGTGCTGAGAGCTGTGGGAGAGCAGCTAAGTAAGCTGGAGAACACGGAGCTGCTGTCGGGTCTGATTCCCGAGAATATGAACCTGTCCAGCCAATTGATGGGCTATTTGAATACAGGCTTCTCGCTGGCAACGGGCTATGTGTCCGGGCTGTTCTCCTTTGTCTCTAATTTTGCAATTGTGCTCTTCACCTTTCCGATCCTGCTGTTCTACATGCTGAAGGAAGGCGGGAAGTTCGGCGATAAGCTCGTGAGCTTCTTCCCGAGACGCTATCACGAGGAGGGCGCGGGGGTGATTGCCGAGATTGACGGCGTGATGGGCAGCTTCATCGTCGGCAGAGTGCTGGTTAATCTGGCGCTGGGCGTCCTGATGTACATCGGTTTTCTGATTATTGGCCTGCCGTATGCGCTGCTGCTGACGCTGGTGGCGGTGCTGATGAACTTTATCCCGTTTATCGGAGCCATTCTGTCTACTGTGCCAATCTTCATCATCGGTCTGTTTGAGTCCCCGTCTACGGCGGTCTGGTCCATTGTGGTCGTGCTCGTTGCGCAGCAGATTCAGGATAACCTGGTGGCCCCCTATATCTTCGGTAAAAGCATGGATATCCACCCGCTGACTACCATCATTCTCGTCTTGGCCGGCGGCGATTTCGGCGGAATCATCGGCATCCTGGTCATTATTCCGGTCTATATGATGCTCAAGATCATCATCGTCAAGCTCTATCAGCTCTTCATCCGCAAGCGCTGGGACGAGGAGCCGGAGCCGACAGCGCCAATAGGGCCGGCGGAGCCGGTGCCCGGAGGCACGGTGTCTTCTGCGGAAGTGGCGGAGTAG
- a CDS encoding GDSL-type esterase/lipase family protein: protein MTEEELDAMWEKQMQEEKAEKVKKYSILNTLARKGQTVLAGSSLMEFFPVNELQQTLEKQTVIYNRGIAGYVTRELLEALEVCVLELAPSKLFINIGTNDISSADGEYELRKLLANYNEILTRIGARLPECKVYVMAYYPVNAKAEFPGMDEEMRENYFRTRTNAALLEANRAVEELAMKHGYEFINVNEGLMDAEGNLKEAYTMDGVHMYANGYAVVLNNLKGYL, encoded by the coding sequence TTGACTGAGGAAGAGCTTGACGCAATGTGGGAGAAGCAAATGCAAGAGGAGAAAGCAGAAAAGGTGAAGAAGTACAGCATCCTGAACACCTTGGCGCGAAAAGGGCAGACCGTACTGGCGGGCTCCTCGCTGATGGAGTTTTTTCCGGTGAATGAATTGCAGCAGACGCTGGAGAAGCAGACGGTTATCTATAACCGCGGGATTGCGGGCTATGTGACCCGGGAATTGCTCGAAGCGCTGGAGGTCTGTGTGCTGGAGCTTGCGCCTTCGAAGCTGTTCATTAATATCGGCACCAACGACATCAGTTCAGCGGATGGTGAATATGAGCTCAGGAAGCTGCTTGCGAATTACAATGAAATTCTGACCCGGATCGGGGCCAGGCTGCCGGAGTGCAAGGTGTATGTTATGGCGTATTATCCGGTGAATGCCAAGGCTGAATTCCCCGGAATGGACGAGGAGATGCGTGAGAACTACTTCAGAACGAGAACCAATGCGGCGCTGCTGGAAGCGAACCGGGCTGTGGAGGAACTGGCGATGAAGCACGGTTATGAGTTCATTAATGTCAATGAGGGGCTGATGGATGCTGAAGGGAATTTGAAAGAAGCATACACGATGGACGGTGTCCACATGTATGCTAACGGGTATGCGGTGGTGCTCAACAATCTTAAAGGGTATTTGTAA
- a CDS encoding amino acid ABC transporter ATP-binding protein, with protein sequence MSSMIEVRQLKKDFGSLSVLNKISFDMKPGEVVAVIGPSGSGKSTMLRSLVHLEEVTGGSISICGKALVENGRYASTAAIRDITSSMGMVFQHFNLFPHLSVRDNLELAPRTLKRESVQQITAKSRELLAKVGLSDKADVYPSTLSGGQKQRVAIARAMMLSPDILLFDEPTSALDPELTGEVLRVIRQLAEENMTMMIVTHEMSFARDVADRVFFMDHGDIAESGTPEEIFGSPKLERTRAFLMRE encoded by the coding sequence ATGAGTAGCATGATTGAAGTACGGCAATTGAAGAAAGACTTCGGCAGCCTCAGTGTGCTGAACAAGATTAGCTTTGACATGAAGCCCGGCGAAGTCGTTGCCGTGATCGGCCCCTCGGGCTCCGGTAAAAGCACCATGCTGCGCAGTCTCGTGCATCTGGAGGAGGTCACCGGGGGCAGCATTTCGATCTGCGGGAAAGCGCTTGTTGAGAATGGCCGTTACGCCAGTACGGCAGCGATCAGAGACATCACTTCAAGTATGGGAATGGTGTTTCAGCATTTTAATCTGTTTCCGCATCTCAGTGTGCGGGACAACCTGGAGCTTGCCCCGCGCACGCTGAAGCGGGAGAGTGTCCAGCAGATCACGGCCAAAAGCCGGGAGCTGCTCGCCAAGGTAGGCCTCTCCGACAAAGCGGACGTCTACCCCTCCACACTGTCCGGCGGGCAGAAGCAGCGGGTCGCCATCGCCCGGGCGATGATGCTCAGCCCGGACATTCTTCTGTTCGATGAGCCCACCTCGGCGCTCGATCCTGAATTGACCGGCGAGGTGCTCCGCGTCATCCGCCAGCTCGCTGAGGAGAACATGACGATGATGATCGTCACCCATGAGATGAGCTTCGCCCGTGATGTCGCCGACCGCGTCTTCTTCATGGACCACGGGGATATTGCCGAATCCGGCACACCGGAGGAGATCTTCGGCAGCCCGAAGCTGGAGCGGACACGGGCGTTTTTGATGCGGGAGTAG